The Scomber japonicus isolate fScoJap1 chromosome 13, fScoJap1.pri, whole genome shotgun sequence genome includes a window with the following:
- the nlrc3l1 gene encoding protein NLRC3, protein MDDSDLMDRVTPSGSSLGDAVSAGGQSEYVEEEEDEDLYYIPERRPSLDLGTSPMDTSQWHYVDQANSPVLSYSSMSSEKSEKMEKIDESLTRGVKHTACGPEQVRERVQSSPLDNFENIQLVRADSYSSCYTLDSDDCENRIPKVRNKEDTVPESPDALVLIHDPNEIRHPSLTVEFTFKAICKTLGMLSDGEMHYFKRILWRRYPQSFNTPPQSMDLLDLVDRLLECYNLEISLKLTKYVLEEIGKKKMVDYLQSLCIRNEVRYDLRQSLKKIYGEMGGDCSKQGEMRSFDDVFTNLNIKSTSDNGPNLEHEVLTIGKLDSNRKEGKQLSVQDLMSKEWLDKTNLRFLLLTGGAGSGKTMAIKKLILDWVEEKSHQHVSFLVPLPFRELKKFEDKQTSLLEIVNELYPETKQLREEDYRSDECLILFVFDGLDEFCEKLDFHNTELLGDPTEITSLNIIMVNLLRGRLLFRDVFMFTSRPLVRRCIPWDTHYDELDLRGFGESDKDEYFKKRFINPDHADRVIAYTKSFKTLRIMCYLPLFCSLVADECENIFRAKGLQAELPRSLTYMYTKLVLALTRQYRVDGAPALSPDEERDCLMKLGKTALTMIEKGQFKLTRCEWKEVGVSDDEAVVNSGLCTQYVTKPFILFQERVISFIHPTMQEYLAALYVFLSFRNHGKNIFEQQLKDRFSRMFKGHKAMEMYKSAVDKSFTYEDGKLDMFLRFLFGMVLHINVDLLKPFCTNSAKWPNMVDDAASLIKKKIKENQFPGRNENLRRCLEELGVST, encoded by the exons ATGGACGACAGTGACTTAATGGATAGGGTCACGCCCTCGGGCAGCTCCCTTGGGGATGCAGTGtctgctggaggccagagtgaATACgttgaagaggaggaagatgaagatctCTACTACATCCCTGAAAGAAGACCTTCTCTTGACCTGGGGACAAGTCCGATGGATACTAGCCAATG GCATTATGTGGATCAGGCCAACTCCCCAGTTCTCAGCTACAGCTCAATGTCAAGTGAGAAAtcagaaaaaatggaaaaaatcgATGAATCTTTGACAAG gggtgtcaaacatacagccTGCGGGCCAGAACAGGTCCGTGAAagggtccaatccagcccactggataactttgaaaa CATCCAGCTGGTGAGAGCAGACTCATACTCTAGCTGCTACACCTTGGACAGTGATGACTGTGAAAACAGAATCCCCAA GGTTAGAAACAAAGAGGATACCGTCCCAGAGTCTCCTGACGCCCTTGTGTTAATACATGACCCAAATGAGATTAGGCATCCTTCCCTGACAGTGGAATTTACTTTCAAG GCTATTTGTAAAACCCTTGGGATGCTGTCTGATGGAGAAATGCATTACTTCAAGAGGATTCTGTGGAGGCGTTACCCACAGTCATTCAATACTCCTCCCCAAAGCATGGACTTGTTGGACCTTGTGGACAGGTTGCTTGAGTGTTACAACTTGGAGATTTCTTTGAAGTTGACCAAATATGTGCTTGAGGAAATAGGGAAAAAGAAGATGGTTGATTATCTCCAGTCTTTATGTATCAGAA atgaAGTAAGATACGATTTACGTCAATCTCTGAAGAAGATATACGGTGAAATGGGAGGTGATTGCAGCAAGCAGGGAGAGATGAGGTCCTTTGATGATGTCTTTACCAATCTCAACATAAAGTCAACAAGTGATAATGGCCCAAATCTTGAACATGAGGTCTTGACAATAGGTAAGCTTGACAGCAACCGAAAGGAAGGGAAACAGCTTTCTGTCCAAGATCTCATGAGTAAAGaatggttggacaaaacaaaccTAAGGTTTCTTTTGCTCACTGGAGGGGCCGGCTCAGGGAAGACGATGGCGATCAAAAAGTTAATCCTCGATTGGGTTGAAGAAAAGTCTCACCAACACGTGTCATTTTTGGTTCCTCTGCCGTTCAGGGAACTCAAAAAGTTTGAGGATAAGCAGACCTCCCTGTTGGAGATAGTAAATGAACTCTACCcagaaacaaaacaattgaGGGAAGAGGACTATAGAAGTGACGAGTGCTTAATACTGTTCGTCTTTGATGGCCTTGACGAGTTCTGCGAGAAGCTTGACTTTCACAACACCGAGCTTCTTGGTGACCCCACAGAAATCACTAGCCTGAACATCATCATGGTCAACCTCCTCAGAGGAAGGCTGCTGTTCCGCGACGTCTTCATGTTCACTTCTCGGCCACTGGTAAGGCGCTGCATCCCTTGGGACACGCATTATGATGAGCTTGACTTGCGAGGTTTCGGCGAATCTGATAAGGATGAGTACTTTAAGAAGAGGTTTATTAACCCAGATCATGCAGATCGAGTTATTGCATACACCAAGTCTTTCAAAACCCTCCGCATCATGTGTTACTTGCCCCTGTTTTGCTCACTGGTGGCAGACGAGTGTGAGAATATCTTTCGGGCAAAGGGTCTACAGGCAGAGCTACCCAGGAGCCTCACCTACATGTACACAAAGCTGGTACTGGCGCTCACGCGGCAGTATCGTGTAGATGGAGCTCCAGCTCTTAGCCcagatgaagagagagactGTCTGATGAAACTAGGAAAGACGGCCCTCACCATGATTGAAAAAGGCCAGTTCAAGTTGACCAGGTGTGAATGGAAAGAGGTTGGAGTCAGTGATGATGAGGCAGTGGTAAATAGCGGACTGTGCACACAATATGTCACAAAGCCATTCATCTTGTTTCAAGAGAGAGTCATAAGCTTTATCCACCCCACCATGCAGGAGTACCTGGCCGCCCTTTATGTGTTTCTCTCCTTCAGAAACCATGGGAAGAACATTTTTGAGCAGCAGCTGAAAGACAGGTTCTCACGGATGTTCAAGGGACACAAAGCGATGGAGATGTACAAGAGCGCTGTGGACAAAAGCTTCACTTATGAGGATGGCAAACTGGACATGTTCCTGCGTTTCCTGTTTGGAATGGTGCTTCACATTAACGTGGACCTTCTCAAACCGTTCTGCACCAACTCTGCGAAGTGGCCAAATATGGTCGATGATGCTGCCTCCCtgatcaagaagaagatcaaagAAAATCAGTTTCCTGGCAGGAATGAAAACCTACGGCGCTGCTTGGAGGAGCTGGGTGTGAGTACCTGA